The following is a genomic window from Doryrhamphus excisus isolate RoL2022-K1 chromosome 3, RoL_Dexc_1.0, whole genome shotgun sequence.
tttttcttgaattttaGTGGAGGAAATTAACGGAAAACGTCAAATCCTTGTCTTCATCCAACAAGGTACGCGATGTCCTGCTACGTCAGAAGGCCTCCTTTGACATCGTTCTTCTGGCCCAGGAAGTGGAGCTGAGGAACTGGAAGGCATGTCTGAAGCATCTTAGTGATATGAGCAGCCGACTTGTTGAGGAAGGTGAAGCGGTGTCCCTCCGAATGCAGACTCTGGGGAATTCTGAGCTGGCAGTGAACACAAGGCCAAGTCATATCATCAGCTGTAAGGACGCTGCAGTGAGCAGGTAGTAGGATTATATGATTTTCATCAATGTAGTTTACCAGTTTTCCCTCCATGACACAGCAATGGCAGGCATTTGATTTCTTGCCGTCTCACTTGTCCAAACACTTTGCACAGACTTCTTCGTATCCTGGATTCAACCCAGGGGGCAGCAGAGCCTTTCCAATCATTCGAAGCACTGGACAAGGCTGCTTGTGACCTAGCAAACAGCCTCCAAGTGTCTCGTGATGCGCTTGCAGCTGCCAGCTGGGAGCAGAACTACTCTGTGGCACAACTGGAAGGCCACTGTGAGGCCCTTCATAGGGCCATGTACACAGAGTTCCAGCAGCTGGTCTTAGGTCCACATGCATGTTCTATGGCCATCACTGACCAAGAAATGCTCTGTCCCAATTTACAGGTGGGTTGGATTTCATTTGTTATGCACAccaccatcttcatcatctctATCAAAGACAATATAATTTGACTCGAagcccttgtttttttcaacagaaatattacatttaaatcaaAAAGCATCAAATCCATAAGAAATATGGCATCTTGTCTCAAGCACTGTTTGGCCACAAAACAGGACTACTaaacaggacaggacaggacaggaaacAACTATATTTCATCCAAGTCTTCAAAATGGCTCCCCTTGATAATAAATTGATCAACAGTCCAATCCAAAAATACAACACTTGATTTAAGAAAAAGGGGGTAATTGCTACACCTGGCCACACAAACATACTTGGCTCAAAAACAGGTTCAACACTTGGTTGAACAAACACGACAgtttatgaaaaaatacagtactaGGCACTGAAAATGTTctattttgtccaaaaatattaTACTTAACTTCAAACAACCAGATTATACCATGAAAATCCAGACCCGCTATATTTTGTTGCAAAAAAGGCATTGTGTAAAAGTTTCACACTTAGCTATACTGTCCCATAAATATACAATAGTTGATTCAAAATATAGTAAACTTTGCCCAAAAATGTTATAGTTTCCCAAGAAACTGCTGACAGCACAAACTACAGTATTTCTACTTCTACTACCAGGAACGGGTGGCACTATGTGGTTTGTCGTGAAACCACACACTGCCACCAACTAAAGATGCACACTTTACAGCTATGGGTTGGACGTTATTTGACAAAACATGATCTTGAGTATAAATGTCATTGAGTGTAATTTCTCTTCCTCTGGCCGCAGGAGATGACCAAAAAACTTGCAGGTGCAGAGTCACAGCTGCATAGTTTGCAACAGGTCATGCAAGAAATCATGAGTCAGGTGAAAGCCAAACGCTCCCAGCTTGAGCGCAACTCCCTCCTCAGACAGGAGAGGGTTCTCTACATCTATTTCCACTTAGACGCCAGACTACTGCGGAAAGTAGTGGAGGATCTGGAGAACAAAATGAAACTGAGGAGTGGACAGCAATAGTGACATCTGCAAGGATGaacctttttgtgtttgttttgctttgaatattgttatgatgcttggtgggtttttttttttgtttgttttggctgtAGTTTCCGAGCTTTCTTGTATTGTCTTTTTTGGCATATGTCATCTAATCAATAAAGTACAACATTTCTAAGCATTCTCATGTGTAAATTATTGAAGAGCTTTTTCTATGTTATTATAGTttaagattgtgtgtgtgtgtgtctcttgtCTTCACTGCTGCCTTTGTTTCTTTTGGTTACTGATAGAGAGAAAACTGAATTATTTTCAATGGAGAAACCCAACAGTGGTCAACTTTCCCAGGCGGCCCAAAGGATCCTAGCTGTTCTCCAGGACCAGAGTAGAGCAGCCAGACGTGGACACTGTAAgtcatacacacatacagtattttgggTGTGTAATCATAGTCGCTGAgtttggtctgttttaatgaaAGTGAGTGTTTTTTGTCTCTTGTTGTTTGTCAGCTGGGAGGTATCCTAGCAACCAGAGGGCGGCGTGTGCTCCCAGCACCAAAAATGAGGaagcaaggatggatggatgctggtaaattacataatatttttttatcttttgtgTTGTGTATAAACAGGTGTCTCGTCTCTCTCACAGCTCCACAAGTACCCTCCTCATTATCCCTCCTCCAAAAGATGAGAGCTTGGATACTTTATTCCCCAGTTCTTGTCGCAATGTGGATCCCACTCTCAAACTAAGCTTTGGGAGTATTCACAACGCATGTACTGCAGGTTTGGAGGCAAATACTGGATGAATGATGCATAAATGATCAACAAGGAGAGACACACGTTTGTGTACAGAGAACGGATCAAATGTGCAAAAAGAAGAGGTCcaaattaaaaatacagaaCATGACAGTGGAAGTGATAGTTCCACAATGTTACAAGCTCAAAGGGGTGTCAAAGGTGTTCAGATAAATGTCCCAGCTGGACCACTGGTGGCCTGTAGACATGATTTTGACAAGTTGCATCACGATACAGGTAAACACCCACATATAGataattatttctatttatgtCACTTCATTATATAGTTTTGACAAATTCAGTAAAATGTGTGTTGTGCTAGTAATATGCAGCATTGGCCGTTAGAGGGCGACACACTAATACGTAAGTAGTTCACATTTTCAAAGTTTACAGCCCCTCAAAAACAGCTGATGTCTACTGCAGATACGTATGTTTCGTTTTTGACATGTTCTTTTATATTGTTTAAAGTTTAGTTCTCTACTTTACAATAATGGTATTTCAAAATAGCACATTTTAGACCTGTAAATATCACACCAAACTGACACCATGATAGGTTTGCCTCGGGTTAGAGGCAGAATCTCATGCCTATTTGCCTCATGGTTTCAACTGCAtgaaaagccatatttagaaggtcacaaagAGGTTTCctatattctatttatatagaaggaatcctactttgaggaaatACACTTATCACGGTCACATCTGGCATGGatgaactgtgataaatgagggataacTCTGTGTGTTTGTATCTGTATATAACCTTAGCAAGATTTTATGGAATGTGCTGACCTTGTCCTGCTACTGCggacactcacacacatgctTATGTAACCTTGTTGCTTCATTGGTTCCAGGCATGTCtgtaaagtcatgatattaccTCCTCTTCTTGCAGAATGCCCTGTGCCAATGCCGCTGCATGGGAATGCCCAGCAGCAAGTGAGTATCTGTGAAAAAGCTTGTTGTGTTTAGTACTTAGTTGATGGCTGCTATGGAGAGGTTTAGGGTTCAAAGACAATAGTGTCTTGCAGCAGAAGGGAATGCAAAGATGGTGATGGAAATGCAGCTACAATCAGAAGTGGACTCAAGGCTGTTGACCATTTCAGAATTATCTATGtggattttgacattattcagACAATGACACTTCAATGTAAGGTTGTCCGATATAAATGGTACACAATAGAAAGTATACACATTTGGCCTACAACAGACGTGTACATCATTGATGTAATGTAGTGTGCTATATCTAATGTGGCTATTATCATCATCACTTGAGGAATAGCTAAACATGCAACACCGAGCAACCATGCTAACCGGCAAGCTAGTGTGAACATAAAGTAGCAAAACAACAGATGAATAAAtgcttggtattcttggtatatTTTGTACAGTTGCcgagagtttcagctaaaatgaaaggaaaggtatacagaACTGTGGTGAtatcagccatgttttttggtCTAGACGCTGAGGGAAAGacaagaagcagaactggaggtagcagagatgagaatgctgagtttctcattgggagtgaccaggatggataggatcaggaacgagtacatcagagggacattacatgttagaggccagactgagatggtttggacatgtccacaggagagatagtgaatgcattggtagaaggatgctgcctcacagctaggagacccgagttcaatcccaccctcggtcatttctgtgtggggtttgcatgttctccccgtgcatgcgtgggttttctccgggtactccggtttcctcccacattccaaaaacatgctaggttaattggcgactccaaattgtccataggtgtgaatgtgaatgtttgtctgtctatatgtttTTTCTCTTGTGTAGGTTGACACTGGAAGCAGCACAGCCATGTCTCGCCTTCCAAACATGTCATTGCAAGACTCCAAAGCCCTAGATGGACAACAATGCAGCAGTCAGCCTTCATCCCAGAATCCAGTTTTGCCTGTCTCCTTGAAGAGGACGCTTGAGTTGCTTCACAATGAAATCCCTACCCCCAAAATCTGCCGGCGTATGCCCCCTTCCTCTCAGCATCCAGCAACGTCATCCATGGAAGCATCAACAAACCACTTGCGTAAACCGCCACAGAAGACAACTGGTCTGTGTGCTCTGCAACAAAAACATCGGGTCAATGACTGTGCTCCTAACAACTCAAAACCAGGCTGGCTGGCCACTATCTTGACCTCGGAACCTAAAGTGAAGGATGCAGAGACGCTGAAACTAGATGAGAAAAGACAAATGTTTGAGATGGTTCGGCAGGCTCGTGCACTACTGCTGACCATGGTGTACCGAGATGGGAGCACTCAGTTACACTCAGGGCCTGTAAGTTGATATATGACATGTTATACTGTATTTACCGCATGGATACATTCATGCTGGGTCTTCTGCACAGAAGGTCACTCTGCCAGTGTGCGGCCTCCTCCTACTTCTTAAGAATGATCTGGACAGCAGCAAACAGCAGGACTCACTCAGCCACAAAGACCTACTGCTCTACCTAAAAATGGACAGCACCCCGACATGGGCCCAACAACATGCGGACCACATGCACAGGACTTTCACCAGGTGATGTTTGCATGCCTCCTCGTCTCTGtgttacatttttgtttaaaaaaaatatttgtgcgCCACAGAGACCTGCTGCTACAGGTGCTGTCTCGATCCCGAGTGGCTGTGTGCTACAAAGCCAAGGATATGCTTTGCATGGCTCTGCAGCTGTACAGACAGGACATAAGCTGGAAACAAGGCAAAGCATGCCAATATGATACCATGCCTTTATGTATCATAATACCATTTGTTACCCTGAATGACCTGTGTTTGGCCTAGTGTCAGGTTGGCATATCCAGGACCCTCAAGTGTCAGGGTGGCTCCTGGACCCTGCAGATCCTTGCTCCACCTACCAGGACCTTCTTAACAAACATTTAAGGGCATCACATTCAGCACCTGCCCAGAGTATTGCACAGgtaagtttcactgacttacaTGAAAAGCTTATCAATTCCAGAAGAATATAGCGAGCAGAAACATCTCCAGGGGAAGGATCATCTCCAAGTGCCATATGACAAATGTCATATGTGACATGTGACAGCTGACAAGAAGACATGCCAGAATATGCACAAATGCTATGAACTGATTGTGGTACACGCATGAAACATAATGTGACGTGCATGCATGTGCAATTAGGCGCATGCCACAATGGGGCCTGTTGACACATGATGTGTCGCAGTGCTACACACAGCAattactatacagtatattctgtGATGAGACGTTCATATCATCAAACGACATGACACCACTATTTCTGAGATTCTAGTGTTTTTAGTAGCCTTTGTGGTTGTGTATGCAGCATTGCGCAACTTACAAAGTAAATGACCATATTTCTGGCATTTTTATTGCATATTTGCCAACATGTGCCCATTCTGCtgattgcaaaaaaaaggtAGTCAAATGCAATAACTGCAACATTTATGCTACTGTAATGTTTCTAATGTCTTTTCCTTTTTAAAGAGAAATACATGAATGACTTACTAAGTACAGTTGTCATCACTACTAATAAGGGGCATGCTGagaattacacatttttttacgtttttactGCTTTCTTATCAGAGTGCATGCTGGCAATTAAGGACATTGGCACAATGTAGTCATTCTCTGTTTTCCAGGTCGTCTCTGACCTCTGCTCCCTCTACTGGCTCAACGTGGAGCTGTGTTCTAAACTCCAGGTTAGAACTGGATTGTTTCTACCTTGTACATTCTATCTATTTCACACACATCCCACTCAtttactgcatgtgtgtgtccagAGCCGTGGTCTTTGGAAGCTGTACTCAGACGTGGAGCTGAACATGATTCCTGTTCTGGCAGGTGACTTCTCCATTGGTTTCTCAGGAGGGGTACAATGACAGAGTTTCTCATTTCTGTCCTTCAAGGTGCAATTTACTGGTTTAATTACCGGTACTAGACTTCAGAGTGCTCTAAAATCAAGTATTAAGCACACACAAGAAGTACCTCACCAAGCACCTACAGTATGTGCCACCCCCATCCTAAGTCATTGTACCCCAAACAGTACACTGGTGATAATCTATAAACTTTATAGCATAATTAAAACACTGATGATGATCTGCTTGTGTTGTTTCAGCAATGGAGAGCTATCACATTCATGTGGACAAAGAAGTTATTAAGAAAATGTCACGCCTGCTGGGGGTAAGCAAAGATGTagagtgctgtgtgtgtgtgtgtgtgtgtgtgtgtgtgtgtgtgtgtgtgtgtgtgtgtgtgtgtgtatacacacacaatttcaGTGTCCAAAGCATAacaattatgtaaaaaataccgtattttccacatATTAAGGTGCACAATGCgacttataatgcggtgcgcatTATGTGTGCACTGAGTTACAAAGTCTGTAAAAATGTGCTACTTCAGCAAGCACTCTgctttattgactttattgacTGGCAGACCATTTCCCACCGTCACAGGgacgtatgtatatgtacgcTGGCAATGATAAACCAATCACAGAACAATACGTAATACGTAAACCCCCCATAGGGAGTCTGTCAACAGGGACTCACTCCTCActgagccgagttctggtcagattttggtgctgaggaaagtagttccaagTAGTTGCTGGGGACAAAGAGTTTGGCTCCTAAAAAGTATAATACATTTGCTTCACAAAAACGGctactctaaaaaaaaatcagacctcacaaattgCTCAGCATTATTTTCTCTGCCGTCgtatcacttttacacacacattttacacactGGGGATTTACaaccaaatatattttaaacattttgataaaAATATGTTGAACTCTTACAATGGATATTTATTCACTATTATATGCTAGCAATGGTAGATATAACAAAAAATGGTACAAACGATAATTTAAAATCAAGATTATCAAGAGgcagggtaaaccctggactggtcgccagtcaatcgcagggcacatatagacaaacatacatgctCTATTGACAATTtagaatcaccaattaacctaacatgcattatttttggaatgtgggaggaaaccggagtatcctgAGAAAACTATAGTGTCAGTCTTTATCAGAAACAAACCCGCTTACATCCTCTCGTAagatgttgttttgttgtgagtCTATAAATGGAATGAAAAGTATTTTCTTCCaagtgcgtgtgtgcgtgtgtgtgtgtgttagtatcAATGTCTGCCTCGGCCAACATGCACACAGCAAGTGCTGAGTCGGGTGTGTTTGCATGAGCTTTACCGTCAAGGTCACCTCTCCTCCTTCCAAGGCtgcatctttgtgtgtgtgtgtgtgtgtgtgtgtgtgtgtggtttccacTACTGAGGGGCTTGTATTTAATATTGATGACACAGTCTGGCACTTCCTTTAGGGCGATAAAAAGAACATATTTTACCATTTGGGCACTGCCAGCTCTATCTTGTTTCACCACCAGTCGATTCTCCTCCTCTCATGATTATCTGTCAAATGTGTTCTATAGGTGTTCTATATGTTGCTGCCACTCAGgctgtattgttttttaattgtatttgtctTCATCAGGCAAAGATGAAGCAGTTGGAGCAAGAGGCCCATCGAGCTGCTGGACAGATGTTCCTCATTACCAGCAACACTCAGCTGAGAACCGTCTGTATCCTAACATATATatcaggtgtgtgtgtatgtgtggattacatatattttttccccatcaacTTAAAAGGTTCTGTTTGAAAAGCTGCGTCTTCATGAGCGCTGTAAAAACAAGAGGCTTCCCAGAACTCTCAGCACACAGCAGCAATCCACATCGGAAGCCACagtacaacacatacaaaacacaCTTTCTACGTAAAATGCCACTGTAATATAACATGTTTTCTTGACTATCTTCTCTCTGTGATACAGCTGCTGCAGCTTCAGGATCTGCATCCTCTGCCAAAGATTATTTTAGAATACAGACAGGTGTGTCCCCATCCTTGCCTCAATATGACTATGTACATATTTTACTTAAATTTCACAGTAAATATTGTCTACATTGTTCCCCTAGGTCCACAAAACCAAATCTACTTATGTTGATGGGATCCTTTCAAGCATGATGGGAAAGGTGAGCTGTTATAATGAGGTGCATCTCaaataagaacaaaataagTCAATTGTCAACTTTCCCTCAGGACTACATttcttccacatggtcgcagaCCTGTGCGGTGACAGGCAGAATCTCCTCAAAGCACCCAGTAAGCACCAGCCTCACACCACCAAAGCACCGTGTCCTACTTGCACTTGGTTGTATTTCTTTTCAACCCGGAAATAGTTGTATGCACTGAATCCAGTTGATCCATCCATGATGTTGAACCAAGCATTTTTACAATTACATAATCCAGCATgtctaaaattattattgaatcctacccttTCTGCATGAGTACCTGGATAagcccacgcatacacggggagaacatgcaaactccacactaaGCTGCCCAATTGGAGTTTTGAACCCTCAGTCTTCTgtgtgaggccaacatgctaacactccTCCACAATGTGACCTCATAATGccttattattaaataataaaattcataATCCGGATAGTGACAAGTTTGGACAATTCCAGTATGTGCAGTTTTTTTGGCTGACCAATCCGGAAGCAGAATCCTGTCTTACGTAAACCCTGGTGGGTGCACAAGTTCACTTCAATTCACTCTCAATTTCAAATGAGGAGTGTTGCAGAGCTGGTAGCTTTCATCTGCGTCGAGCTCAATTGAGGTAAATCCTGTCAGTGTGTTACAAAAGGGCTGCCGAGGCTATTCTCTGcagaggaaaaatgaaaaatcccCAGTTTGATCTGTTTTTATCTCCTGGAAGTCAAAAGGAATCTTTCAGGATGGAAAAAAACGCAGTATTGTTTTGCTGTTAAAGCAATGTTTGGTCTTTGTCCAACAAGAGTACCAGCAGGCATCCCTGGATTCAAAGAGGCAGCAACTGATGGCTGCTCTGGGACGTAGTGCCCCAAGCCTCAGGCACCTGACTGTATTTGATGGCTAGCTAAGCTGCGAGTGTTGCATCCTTGCACCAGTCAGTGCGGCTAGAgctcggtgtgtgtgtttttttttttttttttttttttactgcagtgTGAAGTGAAtcaggatgtgtgtgttttatttgtgcATATGTTCCGTGATGAGTCGGTAATTGGTACACAGTGACTGAGTTACCTCACATAACTCCCATGAGCATCAATTCTGCTCCATCTGTTGAACAAGCGAGCCAGTCAACTTTACATtcatccaatttatttatttatttttttacccctCCTGCACTGATTCATGCTTTTTTTCATGATTCACACTCTCAGCTCACACTTTAAACTCCAcaggcgtgtttgtgtgtgcccATACTGTTGTGCTGTATATCCTTTCCTCTGTCCACACCCTGCCTCTGCAGTCCTTTTTTTACAGCCCTCCCTCGCCTCTGTCACTCCCTCCCTATTGCTgctgaataataaataagtgaTGGAAGCAGAGTATTTCCCCCCACTACTCTTCTATCTGGATGACACAAAAGTACACTCACTCTAGGGGTCAAACCCACCGCATACTGACCTTGCAGGAATGGAAACGGTTTCATCCATGCATATGCTTTCTTCATCAGCATCCTTCTtgtattctctctctctcgctctctttctcacacgcacacacattctTCTGACACATTCTCCCGAGGATGTATGCAGGGAGATTATCACCGATTGAAATGGAACTGCTGAGTTTCCTTTTTTCTTACATTAGAGAGTGTGTAATGTGACTGATCACTTTGCTGTTTAGCTTCCTCTGCAAGAAAATAACAGCCCATGTAACTGTGTGTGTCTATTTCAGCATTTTCTCTGATTACTCTGTGGCTTGATGCAACACGAGCTAATGATGAGACCATCACTGATCCTATTTTAAGACGAGAATCTCTTGAGTGTTCTAATTAAAATATGCCCAGGGTCGTATAGTATATATGTTGCTTAAAGGTGTGAATTCAATGCGTCAGGTAAATTAATAGCGCTctgatgtttttatatttactatttgTTTCCTCCGAACTAGAACTTCCAGGCCCTCCCAAGACAGCCGCTGAGGATCAGCAAGAGACAATACATACACGGTAAGGTGCACAATGCTTAAAACTCAGaatctgctgcttttttttatgcataGTTTTCAGCTACAACAACTGGGCCAACTGAGAGATGAAATTATTTTCAGTATACACATGGGGATAGGGGAAATGAATTGACTAATTTGTGGATGAATTAAAGTTCAAATAATTCCCCTGATCTGTTGCCAGGACTGGACCACATTGACGAGCTGTCACTATAGCTGGCAGTACTGGCCACACTCAGCTCTTTTGCTCTTTGTAGTGATTCATAGGCGCTAACATCAGCACCTCTGCTCTCCACAGAGAGCTCCTTGTCATCAAATCCTCCTCTCCATCAGCATCCATCCCTCTGTCACGTCAGCCTTCTTGGGCTGTGTCAGCACAGACGGATGATGTTTTGTAGCATGTCATTAcccttttttctaatatttagcATCTCCCGCTCAGACTGACATATGCATACTGAGCCAGATGTAGTGTCCACTTACATGATGTTCAAACATGTACGTATGTGTCCCTGAACACCAAACAGGAGGAGACTAGCATTTCCCTTACCTGTTTGCACCAATTTTGAGAGATGTGGTCAGGCTtcaagtttaccattttcatgACATGAAGGAAAAACCTTTCTTGTGGACACGATACCATCTCAGACCCACTCCATGTATACGCCCCCCAACAAACAGGCTTTGCTAAACATCTTAAATCCAGCCATCAGCCAGTTACAGATGTGGGTCAGCTctaagtttgatcatttttttgttttttcagtgAACTGGCAAACCTAGCATGGTGTTGCTGTTTcaactgtaatgttagcattgtagctcacTTTTAGctaatctccaagagaaatgcTAGTGTCCTGTCGCACtccttaatgttatgttgttgtgATATTTGACATCTATTATGTTGGACAAGTACAGAGTTACAGTATACATTTACAAAGTGCACTGTACCATAGGCATAGACTAACACGCCGCAAAATGCACTTTCAAAACGGTCTAAATTCCATCATTAAGGCTACATTTTGGACAACACATTTCCAGAAAATTTGTGGGAACTCTGAGACTTATTTAAAATCTGTTTCAAAACATGGGACCTTTGACAATGGAATTTAAGGGGTCGTGTTTGTTCTTCACAGGAAATGAGGAAGAGGTGGTGACTGTTCATCCTCGGGCCATGTTCATTCCTCAAGACGGCTGGACCTTTGTTGCTGCAGGTAGAGCCAACATACTTGCTGTGAGATACAACAGGGAGGCAGTGACAGTGTGTCGCACGCTTACATAAGTAGGGTTACAAAGAggacagaacacacacacacggtagaGTTTCACTACCCACTTTGCACCAGCAGGCCAACACATGCCCACACAAGCATGCTCACACATGCTGAAGAGTCAGAGGccatgttgccatggaaacaacaATGGCCTTGACTGGCCATTCTCTCGCCACGTCCTTCACAAACTTGTGTGTGATGGAACTATCCCTTGCCATTGTCCCGAGGAGAAGTTCAACTTGGAGGCACGTCAACCGATATTAATGGTGTGAGAGAAATGGTttgtcacaacataaacactcACTAACTAGTTTGTTCCTTGAGATCTCCTGCATGTTTGATAGTGTTATTCAATTAATTCCAATACTGACAATTAAAACGGGATCTTATTATCTTTTTAAAGGCACAATTTATGATGCATCTTTTGTTTTGTACCCCATGAGTGCACCTGATGATTGTCGATAGTTAGTGATATAAAAATTCTCATCATTATCGTTTGTACATTATTATAGTCTATTCCGCTTGCAGGAACACCCCAGAACACATACATCCTCCAATATGTTCTATGAGCCTGTCGGCCATTCTTGGAGGAAATTTGATCtgactcataaaacattaatggGATGATATCTTTAGAAAGAGCTTGTCTCCTCATCACTTTATTCCCGTCCTCATCCTCTTTTTGTATTTCATCTCAACAGACTATATTTGGTTGTGATGGTTTTGTGTGTGATTAATGAAAATGTATCTTTGAGCATTgttgaaatactgtacataaaatggTAAATTAACCGGGGCCATCTTTTCAGACTTCTGCCAAGTCGAGCTGCGACTCCTGGCGCACTTCTCCTCTGACCCTGAGCTACTCCGCATCTTTATCAATCCTGGTGCCGACATCTTTGCCATGCTGGCCTCTCAGTGGTGCGTctacctctctctctcacacacacacacacacacacacaaagtttcTCTTATCTGAAACGGTCAAACTTAGCAACCCCCGTTGCCATGACGACCACGCTAACTGCATCACTTGCCCTCTGTCCTCCATGGGCGGGACACCCCTGAGCTAGTGTGCTTTTTGAAGTATTTTGGTGCGATTGTGCTGTCTGTATGTGCGTGGGTGCACGTGTGTGTAAGTGCTTGCAGTGCACTCACGTTTAGACATTAACAGCACCAGTGTGTCTTCCAAGTGATCTCACTTTTCATAAATGGACCGATATCACCGCATATCCCTTGTGATGACTCCTTTTCTCCCTCTCTCCTTTTCTTGATTACTACCCACAAGTGCCCTCATCTTTTCCCCGTCATCCTCTAATCCCCTCTGTCATT
Proteins encoded in this region:
- the poln gene encoding DNA polymerase nu isoform X3, with product MEKPNSGQLSQAAQRILAVLQDQSRAARRGHSGRYPSNQRAACAPSTKNEEARMDGCCSTSTLLIIPPPKDESLDTLFPSSCRNVDPTLKLSFGSIHNACTAECPVPMPLHGNAQQQVDTGSSTAMSRLPNMSLQDSKALDGQQCSSQPSSQNPVLPVSLKRTLELLHNEIPTPKICRRMPPSSQHPATSSMEASTNHLRKPPQKTTGLCALQQKHRVNDCAPNNSKPGWLATILTSEPKVKDAETLKLDEKRQMFEMVRQARALLLTMVYRDGSTQLHSGPKVTLPVCGLLLLLKNDLDSSKQQDSLSHKDLLLYLKMDSTPTWAQQHADHMHRTFTRDLLLQVLSRSRVAVCYKAKDMLCMALQLYRQDISWKQVSGWHIQDPQVSGWLLDPADPCSTYQDLLNKHLRASHSAPAQSIAQVVSDLCSLYWLNVELCSKLQSRGLWKLYSDVELNMIPVLAAMESYHIHVDKEVIKKMSRLLGAKMKQLEQEAHRAAGQMFLITSNTQLRTVLFEKLRLHERCKNKRLPRTLSTQQQSTSEATLLQLQDLHPLPKIILEYRQVHKTKSTYVDGILSSMMGKDYISSTWSQTCAVTGRISSKHPNFQALPRQPLRISKRQYIHGNEEEVVTVHPRAMFIPQDGWTFVAADFCQVELRLLAHFSSDPELLRIFINPGADIFAMLASQWKGVTEQEVTSEDREHAKHIVYSLVYGAGRERLSTILGVSMEQAIQFQNAFLQTYGEVQSFIQTTIQQSHKQGYVCSIMGRRRILHNINSSNWGIRMQAERQAVNFVLQGSAADLCKMAMIRVFNLVSSSSLLSARLIAQLHDELLCEVEESQVQEFAALVKSTMESLQHIDHLGIHLKVPLKVAVSSGKSWGSMSELHIPPTAPFF
- the poln gene encoding DNA polymerase nu isoform X6; this encodes MEKPNSGQLSQAAQRILAVLQDQSRAARRGHSGRYPSNQRAACAPSTKNEEARMDGCCSTSTLLIIPPPKDESLDTLFPSSCRNVDPTLKLSFGSIHNACTAECPVPMPLHGNAQQQTLRERQEAELEVDTGSSTAMSRLPNMSLQDSKALDGQQCSSQPSSQNPVLPVSLKRTLELLHNEIPTPKICRRMPPSSQHPATSSMEASTNHLRKPPQKTTGLCALQQKHRVNDCAPNNSKPGWLATILTSEPKVKDAETLKLDEKRQMFEMVRQARALLLTMVYRDGSTQLHSGPKVTLPVCGLLLLLKNDLDSSKQQDSLSHKDLLLYLKMDSTPTWAQQHADHMHRTFTRDLLLQVLSRSRVAVCYKAKDMLCMALQLYRQDISWKQVSGWHIQDPQVSGWLLDPADPCSTYQDLLNKHLRASHSAPAQSIAQVVSDLCSLYWLNVELCSKLQSRGLWKLYSDVELNMIPVLAAMESYHIHVDKEVIKKMSRLLGAKMKQLEQEAHRAAGQMFLITSNTQLRTVLFEKLRLHERCKNKRLPRTLSTQQQSTSEATLLQLQDLHPLPKIILEYRQVHKTKSTYVDGILSSMMGKDYISSTWSQTCAVTGRISSKHPNFQALPRQPLRISKRQYIHGNEEEVVTVHPRAMFIPQDGWTFVAADFCQVELRLLAHFSSDPELLRIFINPGADIFAMLASQWKGVTEQEVTSEDREHAKHIVYSLVYGAGRERLSTILGVSMEQAIQFQNAFLQTYGEVQSFIQTTIQQSHKQGVR
- the poln gene encoding DNA polymerase nu isoform X4, which encodes MRKQGWMDAECPVPMPLHGNAQQQTLRERQEAELEVDTGSSTAMSRLPNMSLQDSKALDGQQCSSQPSSQNPVLPVSLKRTLELLHNEIPTPKICRRMPPSSQHPATSSMEASTNHLRKPPQKTTGLCALQQKHRVNDCAPNNSKPGWLATILTSEPKVKDAETLKLDEKRQMFEMVRQARALLLTMVYRDGSTQLHSGPKVTLPVCGLLLLLKNDLDSSKQQDSLSHKDLLLYLKMDSTPTWAQQHADHMHRTFTRDLLLQVLSRSRVAVCYKAKDMLCMALQLYRQDISWKQVSGWHIQDPQVSGWLLDPADPCSTYQDLLNKHLRASHSAPAQSIAQVVSDLCSLYWLNVELCSKLQSRGLWKLYSDVELNMIPVLAAMESYHIHVDKEVIKKMSRLLGAKMKQLEQEAHRAAGQMFLITSNTQLRTVLFEKLRLHERCKNKRLPRTLSTQQQSTSEATLLQLQDLHPLPKIILEYRQVHKTKSTYVDGILSSMMGKDYISSTWSQTCAVTGRISSKHPNFQALPRQPLRISKRQYIHGNEEEVVTVHPRAMFIPQDGWTFVAADFCQVELRLLAHFSSDPELLRIFINPGADIFAMLASQWKGVTEQEVTSEDREHAKHIVYSLVYGAGRERLSTILGVSMEQAIQFQNAFLQTYGEVQSFIQTTIQQSHKQGYVCSIMGRRRILHNINSSNWGIRMQAERQAVNFVLQGSAADLCKMAMIRVFNLVSSSSLLSARLIAQLHDELLCEVEESQVQEFAALVKSTMESLQHIDHLGIHLKVPLKVAVSSGKSWGSMSELHIPPTAPFF